From the genome of Methylocystis heyeri:
GGAGAAACATCCACTGCGGCAAAGCGCCAAAACGGAAAGCGCTCGGCCAGCGTGATAATTTCAGCGCCTACGCCAGCGCCTGCGGAAAGAAAGCGGGCATTCTCGGGCTGTCCTTGCAGCCACGGCGCAATCATCTGGTGCAATGCGTCGTAGCTCGGGCAAAAGCGGCGAATCCTGCGGTGGTATTTCGCGGCGAGGTTTTCGCCGAAATGCACTGCGACGTCAAACTGTTCGGATGCCATGGCCTTCGATGCCCAGTGGAGCTGGCCAGCCGTCTTCAGCGCCGAGCGCGCTGAACGGCTTGCCTCGCCATGTTGGCGCAAATTCGTTTCATTGTCTCGGCTGAGATCGTCTGCCGGGCAGCCGGCGGGTTGTCTCCTTGATTTGCAAGTGATTAGTTGAGCAACCACCCCTGCGGGGGTTGACCGAGCCCGCGCGAGGATTCGCCGATGTATCTCCCCGAAAACTTCCGCGAGCAAGACGCGGCGACGATCGCCGCGATCATAGGGAACAATCCTTTGGGAGCGCTGGTCACGGTCCAGAACGGCGCGCTGGTCGCGGATCATATTCCGTTTCTTCTCGACAGCGGGCGCAACCGGCTTCTCGCCCATGTCGCGCGCGCCAATCCGCTTTGGAGGCTTGCGGATCGCAGCCAGGATGCGCTGGCGATCTTTCAGGGAGGCGATCGCTATGTCACGCCATCCTGGTATCCGTCCAAGCGTCGAACCGGGAGGGTGGCGCCGACATGGAATTACGAGGTCGTTCATGTCTATGGGCGTCTCGTCGCGCATGACGACGAGCTTGCGGCCCGCGAAACGATCGAAAAATTGACGCGCGAGCACGAAGAGCGCCGGCCCGCCCCCTGGGCCGTCGGCGACGCGCCGGAAGATTATGTTTCAAAACTGCTGAAGGCGATCGTGGCGATCGAGATCGACATCACGCGCATCGAAGCCAAGCGCAAGCTGAGCCAGAACCGAAGCGCGGAGGATCGCGAAGGCGTGATCGCGGGTCTCGAAGAAGAAGATAACGACGCCGCGCGGGATATGGCGCGTCGGATGAGAGAGAGGGAAGTCTAGACTCGGGGCCCCGGCTCCAGCGTTATTTCGCCGGCGGTAGTTTTTCAGAGGCTTTTGGTTTTCAATGGTACCGCCACCCCGGCTCGAACGGGGGACCCCCAGATCCACAATCTGGTGCTCTAACCAACTGAGCTATGGCGGCCCGAAGCAGCGTTTGGTGCGCGCTTGTTCGGCGAACTTTGCCGATAAAATGGTGGGCGCACAAGGGCTCGAACCTTGGACCCGCTGATTAAGAGTCAGCTGCTCTACCAACTGAGCTATGCGCCCGTCCATACGAAGAAGCGCCAGTGCGGCGCTCCGCGTTCGGAACGAGCGGGGGGATAACAAATGGCGGACGCCCTGTCCAGTCCCTTTGCGACGAAATGAATACAAAGCGTTGGAAAGGAGACTTTTCCACACCCGGGAAAATGCCTGCGCCGCAGGCGCCGCCGGGATTTGTCCGCAAAAACGACAAATGCGGGCGCCCACGGGCCGGAAGGCGTCCAAACTTGCTCGAAAGGAGGGAAAAACGTCTTCCCACGAGACAAAAAGCGGGGTAGCTGTTCGGTCCGAGTACAGAGCATTGGGAAGAGAGATGTCGCGCAAGAAAATAGCTCTCATAGGCGCAGGTCAAATAGGCGGCACGCTGGCCCATCTGGCGAGCATCAAGGAGCTAGGCGACGTCGTCCTGTTTGATATCGTCCAGGGAGTTCCCGCCGGCAAGGCGCTCGACCTCGCCCAGGCAGGCCCGGTGCACGGCTCGGACAGCAAATTCGGCGGCGGCGACGACTACGCCGTCATCGAGGGCGCCGACGTCGTGATCGTTACCGCGGGCGTGCCCCGGCAGCCCGGCATGAGCCGCGACGATCTGCTCTCGATCAATCTCGGCGTCATCTCCAAGGTCGGCGCGGGCATCAAGAAATATGCGCCGAACGCCTTCGTGATCTGCATCACCAATCCGCTCGACGTCATCGTCTGGGCGCTGCAGAAATGCACCGGCCTTCCGCCGCATATGGTGGTGGGCATGGCCGGCGTGCTCGATTCGGCGCGGTTTCGCTATTTCCTCGCCGAAGAGCTCGACGTCTCGGTGGAGAGCGTCTCGGCCTTCGTCCTCGGCGGCCATGGCGACGACATGGTTCCCCTGATCCGCTATTCCGCGGTCGCCGGCGTGCCCCTGCCCGATCTCATCGAAATGGGATGGACCACCCAGCAGAGAATCGACGCCATCGTCGACCGCACCCGCAAGGGCGGCGGCGAGATCGTCGGCCTTCTCA
Proteins encoded in this window:
- a CDS encoding FMN-binding negative transcriptional regulator, translating into MYLPENFREQDAATIAAIIGNNPLGALVTVQNGALVADHIPFLLDSGRNRLLAHVARANPLWRLADRSQDALAIFQGGDRYVTPSWYPSKRRTGRVAPTWNYEVVHVYGRLVAHDDELAARETIEKLTREHEERRPAPWAVGDAPEDYVSKLLKAIVAIEIDITRIEAKRKLSQNRSAEDREGVIAGLEEEDNDAARDMARRMREREV
- the mdh gene encoding malate dehydrogenase produces the protein MSRKKIALIGAGQIGGTLAHLASIKELGDVVLFDIVQGVPAGKALDLAQAGPVHGSDSKFGGGDDYAVIEGADVVIVTAGVPRQPGMSRDDLLSINLGVISKVGAGIKKYAPNAFVICITNPLDVIVWALQKCTGLPPHMVVGMAGVLDSARFRYFLAEELDVSVESVSAFVLGGHGDDMVPLIRYSAVAGVPLPDLIEMGWTTQQRIDAIVDRTRKGGGEIVGLLKTGSAFYAPAASAIAMAESYLKDKRRVLPCAAHLSGQYGVNGLYVGVPVVIGAGGVQRVLEIKLDPSEKQMFDKSVASVRALIAAAGKLNPDFA